A segment of the Paracoccus suum genome:
GGATATCTGAAGGCGCTGTTCTTTCGGCTGGACGGCTGATGCGGGCGGTGCTGGACGCCTGCGTCCTTTACCCCACCGTCCTGCGCGAGATCCTGCTTGGCTGCGCCTCGCGCGGGCTGATCGAACCCGTCTGGTCGGCCCGCATCCTCGGCGAATGGACCCGCGCCGCCGCCCGCCTCGGACCCGAGGGCGCGCGCGTCTCGGGGGTCGAGGCGGCGCTCGCGCAGGCCGCCTTTCCTGCCGCGATGGCCGCCGATGACGGCAGCCGCGCCATCGGCCTTGACCTGCCGGACCCGGCCGACCGCCATGTGATCGAAGCCGCCCTGGCGCGCGGCGCGCCGCTGATCATCACCGCCAACCTGCGCGATTTCCCGCGCCACGCGCTGGCCGCCGTGGGGCTGGAGTCGCGCCACCCCGACGAGGTGTTGTCCTCGCTCTGGCGTAGCGCGCCGG
Coding sequences within it:
- a CDS encoding RSP_2648 family PIN domain-containing protein — translated: MRAVLDACVLYPTVLREILLGCASRGLIEPVWSARILGEWTRAAARLGPEGARVSGVEAALAQAAFPAAMAADDGSRAIGLDLPDPADRHVIEAALARGAPLIITANLRDFPRHALAAVGLESRHPDEVLSSLWRSAPESVTAAVHDAHARAEAAGGPLELRDMLKRARLPRLAKLLRD